CCAGGACGACAACCCGGCCGTGGTCATGGCCAACTCCGGTGCGCGTGGTTCGATGCTGAACCTCACGCAGATGGCCGGCGCCGTCGGCCAGCAGGCAGTTCGAGGGGAGCGAATCAATCGCGGCTACGAGGACCGCACCCTCAGCCACTACGAGCCCAACGACCTCTCGGCGGAGGCCCACGGTTTCGTCGAGAACTCCTACACGAGCGGGCTGACCCCGCGGGAGTTCTTCTTCCACGCGATGGGTGGTCGCGAAGGGCTGGTCGACACGGCAGTCCGGACCTCGAAGTCCGGTTACCTCCAGCGCCGACTGATCAACGCGCTTTCGGAACTCGAGAGCCAGTACGACGGCACCGTCCGGGACACCTCGGACACCATCGTCCAGTTCGAGTTCGGTGAGGACGGCACCTCGCCGGTCAAGGTGTCCTCGGGCGACGAAAACGACGTTGACGTCGAGGCGATTGCGGACCGCGTACTCGACTCGGAATTCGAGTCCGAAGCCGACCGAGAGGAGTTCTTCGGCACGAAACGAGAGGTGACGAACCTTTCCGAACACGCCGACGAGCGCCTCGCCGAGGGAACGGAGGTGACCTCCGATGACTGAAGTCCACTACGAGGTCGACGACGATACGATCGCCGTCGTCGAGGACACCAACCTTCCGCGACGACTCAAAGACGAGGTCTACGAGACCCTCGAAGACCGCGGTGACGCGACCGTCGAGGACGCCGACGAACTCTCGAAGGCGGTCGAGGCCCGTTACATGGACACGCGCGTCGATCCGCTCGACCCCGTCGGCACCGTCAGCGCACAATCGATCGGCGAACCCGGAACGCAGCTGACGATGAACACGTTCCACTACGCCGGTGTCGCAGAGATCGACGTGACCCAGGGGTTGCCCCGACTCATCGAACTCGTCGACGCCCGGAAGACCCCCGACACGCCGATGATGACGGTCTACCTCGAGGACGAGTACGCCACCGAACGCGAGAAAGCCCACGAGGTCGTCTGGAACCTCGAGGCGACGAAGATTCTCGCACTCGGTGACGTCTCGACGAACGTCGCGGACATGCGCGTCCAGATCTCGCTCAACAAGGATACCCTAGAAGAGCGGATGATCACGGCCGAGGAAGTCGCCGAGATCATCGAGGACAACCTCGGCGTGAGCACGGTTCAACAGGGCACCGAAATCCAGTTCGGTCCTGAGGAACCGTCCTACCGCGACCTGCTCCAACTGGTCGAGGAACTCCGCGATATCACGTTCAAGGGAATCGAGGAGGTCTCTCGAGTCGTCATCCGCCGCGAGGAACTCGACGAGGGCGAGCAGTTCGTCCTCTACACCGAGGGATCTGCCTTCGGTGACGCGCTCGAGATCGACGGCGTCGACGCCTCGCGAACGACGTGTAACAACCTTCACGAGATCCACCGTAACCTCGGCATCGAGGCTGCACGCGAAACGATCATCGAGGAGACGCACAACACGCTTGCCGAGCAGGGGTTGGACGACGTGAACGTCCGCCACCTGATGCTGGTCTCGGACATGATGACGAACCGCGGCGAGATCGAGTCGATCGGTCGCCACGGCATCTCGGGCTCGAAGCAGTCCGTCCTCGCCCGCGCGGCGTTCGAGGTGACGGTCAACCACCTGCTCAACGCCGCGATCCACGGCGAGATCGACGATCTCGACGGTGTCACGGAGAACGTCATCGTCGGCAAACCGATCAAGCTCGGGACCGGCGACGTCGACCTCCGGATGGGATCGACCGACTCCGGCGGCAGCCAAGCCGACTGATCGATGGGTGTTACCCTCGACGACGACGCCCGTCAGTACCTCGCCGCATTCGAAGAGGTCACGGGTGTGAGCGGACAGGACTGCCTGGTCACCGACGCGATCGATACCGAGTCCGCTGACGACCGACTCGTCGTCGTCGTCTCGAGCGGCCGAATGAGCGAGGCGATCGGTCCCGGCGGCCGAACCGTTAGGAAGTACGAAGAGCGCGTCGGGAAGCCGGTACGACTCGTCGAAGACGCCGACGATCCCGAGGCGTTCGTCGCGAACACGCTCGCCCCGGCGGCGGTATACAACGTCACGATCAGCGAGAACGAGGATACCGTCGCCTACGTCGAGGTCGCAAACGACGACCGCGGCGTCGCCATCGGCACCGGTGGCCAAACGATCGAGGCTGCGCGGGAACTCGCCGATCGGCACTTCGGGATCGACGACGTACAACTGATCTAACGTTCGCTCCGATTTTCCGTTCGGCGACCTCACGCCCGCCGAGGCACGCTACGCCATTCTCCGTCCGTAACTCGACTCAACGAAACGCGCTCAGATTCGACGAGCGGGGTACCTCGAGCGTTCTCGAGCCGTAACGGCGCCTTCGAAACGGGTCGCTTAAGTGCCTTCAACGGATATCGCTTCCCATGGCAAACGGCAAGTACGCCGCGCGCAAGCTCAAGAAGGACCGCCAGAACCAGCGGTGGTCCGACTCTGACTACGCGCGCCGCGCCCGTGGACTTCGCGAGAAGTCCGACCCGCTCGAGGGCGCTCCACAGGCTCGAGGTATCGTACTCGAAAAGGTCGGCATCGAAGCAAAACAGCCCAACTCGGCAATTCGAAAGTGTGTCCGAGTCCAGCTGATCAAAAACGGCAAGCAGGTCACCGCGTTCTGTCCCGGTGACGGTGCCATCTCGTTCATCGACGAACACGACGAAGTCACCATCGCCGGTATCGGTGGGGCGAAGGGTCGTGCGATGGGTGACCTTTCCGGTGTCAACTACAAGGTCGACAAGGTCAACGGCGTCGCCCTGAAGGAACTGGTTCGCGGAAACGCAGAGAAACCGGTGCGATAATCATGGCGGCAGAAGACCAACCCGACCCGGACGCCCCTGCAGGTGGCGCAGACGTCGGCGCGAAGCTGTTCGGCACGTGGGAGATCGACGAAATCGCGTACAACGATCCGTCCACCGAACGCTACATTACGGTGACGCCGGTCGCACACACCGCCGGCCGTCACGCCGGCAAGCAGTTCAAGAAGTCCCAGATCTCGATCGTCGAGCGGTTCATCAACCGCCTCATGCAAACCGAGGAGAACACGGGCAAGAAACAGCAGTCGCTCAACCACGTCCGTGACGCGTTCGAACTCATCCACGAGCGCACCGAGGAGAACCCGATCCAGGTGCTCGTGACGGCAGTCGAGAACGCGGCGCCGCGCGAGGAGACCGTCCGCCTGAAGTACGGTGGCATTTCGGTCCCCAAGGCCGTTGACGTCGCGCCTCAGCGTCGTGTCGACCAGTCTCTAAAGTTCCTCGCCGAAGGTGTCTACAACGAGTCGTTCAAGACGCCGACGCCTGTTTCGGAGGCTATCGCACGGCAGCTGATCGGTGCGTCGAACTACGACGTCCAGACGTACGCGGTTAGCCAGAAAGAAGAGAAAGAGCGCGTCGCAGCAGCTGCACGTTAAGCGTCTCGCTCGTTTTTGATTGTTTTGCTTGAGGAGTGGAACAGATAGTGTTTAATGTATTTACACTGCTCAATCATAGCTCATTCACTGAAATTTCGTCGCTCCACCGCAATTCATCATTTAGCAGAACGGGGATATTTTCTAGTTCGAGAAATTCTAGTAGCTCTGGTTTCGTCACTGAAAGTGGCCCGAACTTTTTTGGAACCAGATGGTGTGTATCTATTGACTGGATATAAGGATAAAAAATCCCTCCTATATCCATGTTGGGGATAGATAAGTATTCATACAACTCTAAAGTTAGATTTCCGCGTGGTTTGCTAATCGAACACATATTGGGGGCCCCATTGTTTGTTTGTGCTATTACTGACAATCCATCTCCAACAACATGGTATTGATGTCCAATATCGGTTACTTTTCGTAGGATGTCGATAGCCCCATATAGTGGGAACCCCTGATTCAGCAATCGAGCAATCACGCTTCCTGCGTGAACAGCATCGCTGTTTTGGACATCGCTTGATGTAACAACCCCACCAACACTTCCCGATTCTATTAACTGAATTCCTTGGTTATTTGACTGACACGCATTGAGGAAAAACGATTTTGCATTTACTGAATTGAGAGTTGCCACGTCAAGTCGTCCATCTGAACAGCGAACACCATTGCTGTCAATATGCCCAATATAGTGAATGAAATCACTCTCCTGTACCAAAACCTTCCCAAGTTCTGCTTTGGTAAGTCTGTGATGTATTGTCACATCAATTGGGAAATCATCACGGTCGCTGTAGGTGCTGTAAACACTTGTGAGCTCGCTATTCATGCTGGAGTCATTACATATAACTTCAATCCTGATCGATTCCTCTGTTGGTGTTTGAGTAATACTGTTGGTGTACGCTGATATCGGGGTGGGACTTTCGAATTTTGATCCTTCTCTGGAGGACCAAAACTGCTTGATTGTTGGATTCGGTAACTGACTAGTTTTCTCCCGAACCTCAACGATAGCGAGATTATTAGCAATGAAGGGCAGAAACGGAATGTGCTCTGGAGTCTTCTCCAGTTGTACCTTGAGTCGCCACTCAGGGAGAAATGGTTCAGTGAGAGAAAATGAACTTTCAAGATATGTCTCAAGTTGCTTGGAAAGCGATTGTTCGTATAATACTGAAGGATCGAATCGGAGATTCGATTCAATCATTTCTCGCTCGTGAAGGGGGAGTGGTGTTATCCCCTCGGTCCGTACAATACAATCCAAAAAAAACACATGCTTCAATACCCGTTCAACTGTTGTCTCAAATTCTTCTCTTAAATCGAGTGAATAGGAGAAACCACTACCAGTGATCAACTGAGGCTTCGCTTTAGGAATGATTTTAGCACCGAGGTAGTATGCTAGTGGTGTAATAGTGAATACATGCTTGAGTGTTGGAGGTACCGCGAGTTTGATATCCGTCTTTGGTTGTTTAATCTCTTTCGGGATGCTTAGTTTGTCATTTATTTCAATTGCCGGAGGGTGTCCACGTGCTGTCGGAAAAGAACGTTCCGCTGTCGTTGTTTTTAAAGCAGACCCAAACGCTGATACCGCTTTCATTAGATCAGATGGGGCAGCTGTGGTTTCAATTGTTCTTGCTGGGCGTGTGTGATATGATCGTGCCCCAATAACTATTCGCCTGTGTTTATCTAGCTTAATATGAGTTCTATCTCTGTCAGAGTATATTTCGACATTACTATCCAGAATAAGGTATACTTTAATAGAAGATGATATATCGAGTGCATGTTTATTTTGCGACAAAATCACCCGCTCGTCTGGCTGGACCTCAGTTGTTATTGATTTATCCTTCCCACGGACATAGACGGAATTGACCTCTGGCAATGAAATCCGGTCCGTTGTGATCTCTACTGCTGTGCCAATTGGGTAGGGAACTTGATTTTCATCAACAGACTGTGGTGTAACTGGTTCGTGTGTAATAAGACGGTCCCGGTGCCTCTCGATTGGATCAATGATCTCTAGACCGTCTTGTGTCGATTCGAATTTGGGTTTCATCGGCAGCGAAGGTTGGGTAAGACGTTGCTCATAACCACAACTTCCCTTATCAAAATGAATGGCTATCTATGGAATATACGTTATGGCCCTTCAATATGTCTTGGCAGGGACATTGCTAACAAACTAACCAATACTCGATTCTTTCCGGACCATATTTAATAGTATCTGCTCAAGCAGTATTAGTAGAAGCTGTGTTGCTGAAATCTACATCTCAGTTGTTCATAGTTCACCACACCCTTCTTCTCACTGATATGGACGCAGAGCGGACTCGAGTCGCTGCTGAAGTCAGCAGAGCTGACTTCAACCATTCGATTCTTGAGCAAATCGATGAACGCTACGATCTGCTCGTTCTGGACTGGGGTCTGCAGACACCAGATGCCCGCGGCGTCCTTGATGCGTTTCGACAGATTTCTCCAAAGACCCAGATTCTTGTACTCGCTAGTGACGTACCCTCGGCTGACCCAGTTGACCGCGGCGCCGACGAACTTCTCATTGATCCTGTTTCAGACGAGGAGTTGCAGTTGACGGTTGAACGATTGCTTCTGCAGAAGGAATATGAGGCGGCGATGGACGAGTTCTTCAGGTTATCAACCGAGCGTGCATTGCTCGAAAGCGAACTGCAGTCTGGTCTTGATGTCGTCGACCGGTACCAATCTGTTGTCTCTAATCTTTACGATTATCGCAAGTGGGCAGCTACGATTCGAGACGAATTTTCAAATGATGAGTTCAATTATGTCCTTCGGAAGTTACTTGATGAGTAAAACAGTTCTTGAGTCCTCCTTTTGCGCCGGTTATCGATTCCCTATATAGTAGATCAGATGGGCGTTACCTTTTCACACAGTTGGTCTATGCGATAACACTACCATTTATTTATATGATTTATTAAGATAAATTTATATCTGGCTGACCCATCATCTAAGATGTACCATGGAAGACCTAACCCAATACCTAAAGAATCACCCACGAATGATCGGCGTCCTGTTCACAATCTCACTAATTCTGTCTCAGGCAGGTACCGTCGCAGCTGGCGGAGTTTACACCGGCCCTTAGAGACTATAAATCGTCAATATTGATGCCTCTGCTCCATTGAACAGATCCGTCTATTATCACGGGAATATCCTCTAGATCAAAGAACTCCTCAATTTGACTTTTCGTAACCACTATTTTCCCGGTCTTTCCTGGTGTTAAATAATACTCGTCTGCTGGTTCCACATATGGTGTAAATAAACTCCCTTTTCTCACAGATGATGATTCATATATGTGAACTTCGATAATAAAATCATCATTTTTCTGTGATAGCATGCAAACACTTGGTACGCCATTTTTTGACTGTGCAATTGTTGTTACTCCATCTCCAACTACCCGATATTGTTCCCCAACGACACTTTCACCTCTTGCGATGTCTAATGCAGCGTAAAGTGGGAAGCCCTGGTTCAATAAACCAGCAATGGTACTACCTACACTAATTGCGCCTTTATTGACTATCTCGTTTAGAGTGACTATGCCACCAATGCTTCCAGCTTCTACCAAATGTAGTCCTTGGTTATATGACTGGCATGCATTGAGTAAGAACGCTTTCACTCCTACTTTGGTTATTTTTGACGCGTCTAATTTCCCATCCAAGCATTGAAAGCCATCGCTATCAATATGTCCAATATAATGGAGAAAGTCACTTTCGCTAGTTAGAACCTCTTGAAGCTTTCCTGTTCTAATGTTGTGGTATAATGTAACGTCAAATGGGAAGTCTTCTTGTGAATTATACACTTCATTCACTGTCTCTAGTTCTTCTTGCATATTCGGGTCATTGCAAATAACATCTATCTCGATAGGGTCTTCTTTTGGAGATCTGCCAATGTTGTTATAAAATGCAGACAAGGGTGTTGTGCTTACTATTGTAGATGAATCCTCGCTCTCCCACGATTGTTGCACTATTGACTCATCTGTTGGGATACCATCATTCTGATTGCTCTTCTCTACTTTTCCACGAACTATACTCATACTGCCTCGTGAAAACTCTTTGATAGCGCTTGTTTGTGCCTTTGATGATGTTTTCTCAACAGTGTCGTGTATGCTAACTGGCGATAATCTATTTGCAATAAAAGGGAGGAACTCTATACTCTCTTCATTCGGTCTGAGCTGTGTTGTGAGCCGCCATTCTGGAAGATAGGGACTAACCTTATGAAACGGAATATCGAGGTATGATTTGATCTGGCTTGCAAGTGGCTGGTGATACATTTTCCCAATATCAAAACCGATATCTGATTCAGACAACCCCCGTTGATGAAGTGGTAATGGTGTGAGTCCTTCTGTTCGGACCACACAATCTAGGAAGAATATTTTCTTTAGTAGCCGTCTCACTCTCGTGTCAAAATGAAATTCATTCCCCATGTCATATGAGTATCCATCCACGGTTGTTATTTTGGCGTCCTCATTAGGGGCTATGTCTGCACCTAAATAATAAGCGAGAGGCGTAATGGTGAATATGTGATGGAAGTCTGCAGGAATCTCTATTCGGATGCCTGTTTCTGGCTTCTCAAACGAATTTGGTATTTCTAACTCATCGCAGAGTTTGATAGCTGGCGGATGACCCCGTAGTGTTGGATAGGATCGTTCAGCAGTTGTTGTTTTTAGTGCCGATCCGAAAGCGGATACTGCCCGCATTATATCTAGCGGATCTTTTGTGGTTTTAATTGTGTCTGCTGGACGCGTATGATATGATCGAGCACCAATTGTGAGAGGTATTGTATCCCCAAAAATTACGTGTGTCTGATCGTTATCCGCATAAATACTGACCTCCCCATCGAATTTGATGTATATTTTAAGCGGGACCGATATGTCAAGAGTGTATTTTCCCTTTGGCAAGGATATTGGTTGACTTGGACTAGCTTCTGCAACCATAGAGCCGTCCCGATTGCGAATATAGATGGTTGCATTTGCTGGAAGTGAAATCATTTCAGCCGTAAACTCAACCGCTTTATCTACCGGATACTGTAGCTGAGTCGATCCTACTTCTTTAAGTGAAATTGGCTTGTGCGTAACGACCCGATGCCGGTGTCTTTCGATTGGATCAATAATTTCAAAGCCATTTTTTGTCGGCTCAAATTTCGGTTTCATGGGGACAAGGGATGAACGAGGTAGCTGTTAACAACTAGTCGTCGGGCAAGGCAATAGATATAATTCTCGAGCAAGCATAGCCCTACGACTGATCGATCGAGATCCAGCCGGAACTCTGATCGCCGTCGTTGATCGACCATCGTTCCTGAAAGTCGCCGCTCTGTTCCCGCAACTCGACAACGATGTCGAACAACGGTTCCAAGACGGAGACGACGTCCGAATTACGGTCCATCGGGAGGTGGTAGTGGATCATGCCATCGGCGTCTCGAGTCCGACCGTTCGTCAGATGAACGAATTTGAAGACGCGTTCGACACCGTACTCCTCGAGGAGTGGTACCAGCGAGTTGATGCCGACGCGGAGTTCTGCGGGGGCGAAACCGTTCGCTTCGGACTCGAGTTCTTCGATGGCGCTTGAGATAGCGATACCGAGATCGGCAAGGGCAGTGGTCGTCGTCGGTGACGCCTCGAGCGATGGTGCGTCGGCTTCGATCGTGTCCGAACTAGTGTCGCTTGCGGCGGTGCTGCGGGCCTGTGTGGCGTAGCTAACGAGCTTGAGCGTATCGGAGGTGTTGATGTCCGCGTCGACCAGGTGTGAGACGTCGTGCAAATCGCCGGTGGTCGAAACCAGCACGCGACGACGTGGCTGGACGGTTGCCTGTCCCAGCAGTCGTCGACAGACGTTCCGCCGTTGATCAGCTCGAACGGAGCCGACGACCAGAACGCTTGCGCCCTCACGTTTCAGTCGGGATAGCGTTTTGGTAAACTGCTCGCCGTCCGACCCGCTCCCCCAGTCCTTGCGCGAAAACATCAATATATGTTAGGCTATTTGTCGGATCAAACATTAAATGTTCGGGTTGAAGCGAAGCCGTATACTTGGGTCTTATGGCTAACGCGCTAGAATCGGCGTTCTAGACTTATCTCTGTACGCGATCTCGCGACGTCCGTTCAGCGAAGAGACGGCTGCTGTTTCGACTCGATTCACACCGGGTTCTCACGACCCGGTTCGGTGGGTGTCACTCGCCGTTTACGGTGTCGTCAGTTTTGTTGTCATCGGTATCCACGCTGTCGTCGTCCGAGATTGCTTCGGTGCCGTCAGCGGCGGCCTCGAGGATGGACGTCCCAGCGTTGACCTGCTCGACGGGTCGAGCGGCCGCAACGAAGGTGGTTTCTCCGCCGTCGTAAACCTCGACTCGTTCGTCGAACTGGAGGGGATACAGCGTCTCCAGAAATCTGTGATTTCTGGTTTGCGAACGGGACACCTTGTTGTCGCCGGTCACTATCGCTGGAGGAATTCGAACTCGGTGACCGAAAGGTCGCGTTCGGGTAGCTCCCGCTCTTCTTGGCGAACGTACGAGCGTCGACTCAGTCCGATAGCAGTCAGCAACGGTCAGTCCGCCGCGGGCCTCTCACGTCCGTCCGCACCGACGTACGCACGGGTCGCGTCGACAAGCACCTGGCGATACGTACTCGAGTCGGGATCGCAAGCGAGTTCGCGAAAGCGGCGTTTGAATCCCTCGAAGTCGACGTGCGGGGCGTCCATCGCGGCCGCGTACGCGAGATCGTACAGCCGGTGGTCGTCGTCGACGAGGTCGTGGCGTTCGGCGAGTGCGAGCGCGAACGCAGCGTTGACCGCCGTGATATCCGGATCGGAACTCGCCGAGAGGCGCTCGAATCCCGGACGGGACGGTGTTTCGGGGCGGTCGGCGATCGCCATCGCGAGACTCGACTCGAGGAAGGAGAGCAGTTTCTCGCCGGGACCGACGGCGAGTGTGATGTCATCGGCGTAGATGTCTTTCATGTGGTTGGCGATCTGGTAGCAGTGGGCCAGCTTGCGCCGTTCGACGCTCTTGCCGGCGAGCGCGAGGTAGAGCACTTCTTCCGTCGACTGTGTGTGTGAGGGATGTTCCTGTTCGTGTCTGGCCATGTGGGCGAACTCGTGGAGGGCCAGTTCGCGAGCCATGGCACTCGAGGCGGCCTGCCTGGAGATGTTCAGCACGTGGCGGTCGTCGTGGTGGCCAGCCCAGGTCCGTTCGTCGGGGTCGTCTCGGAGTTGGACGTGGACCGGTAACGAGAGGTCGTGTTCGGTCTCGAACAGATCTCGAGCACCGAGGAACGGAGAGGTGGGACCGGCACCCTGCACGCGGAGATCCATGTGTATCAGTACCAAGTTCCGGCGGCCTATGTCTCTTGCGCCCGATTTCGATGGACGAAGGTCGCCGCGGTTCGCGACAACCGACGGTTGCCGAGCAGGATTCGGCTGTTGGATTCTCGTTCTATCGAGTTCGTAACCGGTTGTCGCGCCGGACGTGACAGCCGACCGCTTTCGTCGACATCGCGCTCTCACTCAGCGTCCGCTTCGACGGCGAGTTCGGCGCTGGATCCGCCGCGTTGGTTGTGTGGTATTCACTCACCTAAACTGGAAATTTCGGCGCGAAAACCGGGAAATTCGACGGATTCCGACGGCGACGAAACACTACCCTTTTGACCCCGCTACCGGTAACAGGGTGTATATGGGCCGACGCAAGAAGATCGTCCAAGAGTGTGAACGGCTGATGGACGAACCGGAGAACATCCGGAACATCGCCATCGCCGCTCACGTCGACCACGGAAAAACGACCCTTTCTGACAACCTCCTCGCGGGTGCGGGCATGATCTCTGACGAGACTGCCGGCGAACAGCTCGCGATGGACACGGAGGAAGACGAGCAGGAACGCGGGATCACCATCGACGCGGCGAACGTTTCGATGACCCACGAGTACGAGGATACCAACCACCTCATCAACCTCATCGACACGCCGGGCCACGTCGACTTCGGTGGCGACGTCACCCGTGCGATGCGCGCCGTCGACGGTGCGCTCGTCGTCGTCGACGCCGTCGAAGGGGCCATGCCCCAGACGGAGACGGTGCTACGACAGGCGCTCCGCGAGGGCGTCAAGCCGACCCTGTTCATCAATAAGGTCGACCGTCTCATCTCGGAGCTACAGGAAGGTCCTGAAGAGATGCAACAGCGTCTCGTCTCGGTCATCCACG
Above is a window of Natronorubrum tibetense GA33 DNA encoding:
- a CDS encoding DUF7503 family protein, producing the protein MEDLTQYLKNHPRMIGVLFTISLILSQAGTVAAGGVYTGP
- a CDS encoding DUF5781 family protein, which codes for MDLRVQGAGPTSPFLGARDLFETEHDLSLPVHVQLRDDPDERTWAGHHDDRHVLNISRQAASSAMARELALHEFAHMARHEQEHPSHTQSTEEVLYLALAGKSVERRKLAHCYQIANHMKDIYADDITLAVGPGEKLLSFLESSLAMAIADRPETPSRPGFERLSASSDPDITAVNAAFALALAERHDLVDDDHRLYDLAYAAAMDAPHVDFEGFKRRFRELACDPDSSTYRQVLVDATRAYVGADGRERPAAD
- a CDS encoding DUF7504 family protein, which translates into the protein MFSRKDWGSGSDGEQFTKTLSRLKREGASVLVVGSVRADQRRNVCRRLLGQATVQPRRRVLVSTTGDLHDVSHLVDADINTSDTLKLVSYATQARSTAASDTSSDTIEADAPSLEASPTTTTALADLGIAISSAIEELESEANGFAPAELRVGINSLVPLLEEYGVERVFKFVHLTNGRTRDADGMIHYHLPMDRNSDVVSVLEPLFDIVVELREQSGDFQERWSINDGDQSSGWISIDQS
- a CDS encoding NusA-like transcription termination signal-binding factor, which gives rise to MGVTLDDDARQYLAAFEEVTGVSGQDCLVTDAIDTESADDRLVVVVSSGRMSEAIGPGGRTVRKYEERVGKPVRLVEDADDPEAFVANTLAPAAVYNVTISENEDTVAYVEVANDDRGVAIGTGGQTIEAARELADRHFGIDDVQLI
- a CDS encoding 30S ribosomal protein S7, with the translated sequence MAAEDQPDPDAPAGGADVGAKLFGTWEIDEIAYNDPSTERYITVTPVAHTAGRHAGKQFKKSQISIVERFINRLMQTEENTGKKQQSLNHVRDAFELIHERTEENPIQVLVTAVENAAPREETVRLKYGGISVPKAVDVAPQRRVDQSLKFLAEGVYNESFKTPTPVSEAIARQLIGASNYDVQTYAVSQKEEKERVAAAAR
- the rpoA2 gene encoding DNA-directed RNA polymerase subunit A'' translates to MTEVHYEVDDDTIAVVEDTNLPRRLKDEVYETLEDRGDATVEDADELSKAVEARYMDTRVDPLDPVGTVSAQSIGEPGTQLTMNTFHYAGVAEIDVTQGLPRLIELVDARKTPDTPMMTVYLEDEYATEREKAHEVVWNLEATKILALGDVSTNVADMRVQISLNKDTLEERMITAEEVAEIIEDNLGVSTVQQGTEIQFGPEEPSYRDLLQLVEELRDITFKGIEEVSRVVIRREELDEGEQFVLYTEGSAFGDALEIDGVDASRTTCNNLHEIHRNLGIEAARETIIEETHNTLAEQGLDDVNVRHLMLVSDMMTNRGEIESIGRHGISGSKQSVLARAAFEVTVNHLLNAAIHGEIDDLDGVTENVIVGKPIKLGTGDVDLRMGSTDSGGSQAD
- a CDS encoding 30S ribosomal protein S12 produces the protein MANGKYAARKLKKDRQNQRWSDSDYARRARGLREKSDPLEGAPQARGIVLEKVGIEAKQPNSAIRKCVRVQLIKNGKQVTAFCPGDGAISFIDEHDEVTIAGIGGAKGRAMGDLSGVNYKVDKVNGVALKELVRGNAEKPVR
- a CDS encoding HalX domain-containing protein — its product is MDAERTRVAAEVSRADFNHSILEQIDERYDLLVLDWGLQTPDARGVLDAFRQISPKTQILVLASDVPSADPVDRGADELLIDPVSDEELQLTVERLLLQKEYEAAMDEFFRLSTERALLESELQSGLDVVDRYQSVVSNLYDYRKWAATIRDEFSNDEFNYVLRKLLDE